A stretch of DNA from Bacteroidales bacterium:
TTTATTATAGGTATTGCACAAGCAATTGCTGTTTTACCGGGAATTTCAAGATCAGGCTCAACAATTGCTACAGGACTTTTATTAGGAAACAAGAAAGAAGAAGTTGCGAAATTTTCTTTTCTAATGGTTCTAATTCCAATTCTTGGTGAAAATTTTTTAGATCTATTCACAGGAGAGTTTACGACTAATTCCGATATTGGAATTACACCTCTGATTATTGGTTTTTTAGCAGCATTTATTTCAGGATTATTCGCATGTAAATGGATGATTAATATTGTAAAAAAAGGGAAATTAATATATTTCGCAATTTATTGTTTTATAATTGGTATTACTGCAATTATACTATCCTAAACTTTTTATACATGATTAACGGGCTGAATATCAACAAAGAAGATATTAAAAAAGGAATTGTCATTACCATAGATAAACCATATAAATGGACATCATTTGATCTTGTAAAAAAAGTCAGATATTCACTTGAAAATAAATTTAGAATAAAAAAAATCAAAGTTGGACATGCAGGTACTCTTGACCCTCTTGCAACCGGACTTATGATTATTTGTATTGGGAAATCAACTAAACTTATAGAAACTTTTCAAGGATTAGAAAAAGAATATATTGCAACAATAAAATTAGGTGCTACCACTCCGTCTTTTGATAAAGAAACCTCTGAAGATAAAACTTTCGACATCTCACATATTACAGAAGACTTGTTAAAACAAGCTGTTAAGAAACAAACAGGCATTATTTATCAGACACCTCCTATATATTCTGCAAAAAGAGTAAACGGAACAAGAGCATATTCAAAAGCAAGAAAAGGAGAAAGTTTTGATTTAAAACCCGTAAAAATTGAAATTAAAAATATTAAAATAATAAAATTTAATCCTTCTGAAGTAATTCTTAATATTATATGTAGCAAAGGAACATATATAAGAGCACTTGCCAGAGATATAGGCATATTACTTGATAGCGGGGCTTACCTTGTTAAATTGCAAAGAACAAGAATTGGAGAATATAATATAAAAAACGCATTATCAATTGAAGAATTTATAAATAACCTGAAAATATCATAACAAAATGTAATTATTAACGTATAAGATTAGTTTTATTAGTATAAAATATAAAATTTCCTATTTATTATGAAATTATCTAAGTTTAAATTTTATTTACCCGACGAGCTTATTGCATTACACCCTGTTAAAAACCGTGACGAATCAAGATTAATGATTGCACATAGAAAAACAAAAAAAATTGAACATAAAGTTTTTAAGGATATTATTGAATATTTTAATGAAGATGACGTTTTAGTTTTTAATAATACAAAAGTTTTTCCTGCCCGTCTATTTGGGAATAAAGAAAAGACAGGTGCTAAAATTGAAGTATTTCTTTTAAGGGAATTAAATCAAGATCAAAGACTTTGGGATGTTCTTGTTGACCCTGCCAGAAAAATAAGAATCGGTAATAAATTATATTTTGGTGAAGAAAATGAATTAGTTGCTGAAGTGATTGACAATACTACTTCACGAGGTCGAACACTTCGTTTTTTATTTGATGGAGATTATGATGAATTCAAAAAAACATTATATAATTTAGGGGAAACACCTTTGCCAAAATTTATTAAAAGAGAAGTATTACCCGAAGATAAAGATCGTTACCAGACAATTTTTGCAAAACATGAAGGAGCTGTTGCTGCCCCAACTGCAGGAATGCATTTTAGCCGCGAATTACTTAAACGCTTCGAAATCAAAGGGACACATTTTGCATATATAACATTACATGTAGGATTAGGTAATTTTAGGTCTGTTGATGTAGAAGACCTGACTAAGCATAAAATGGATTCAGAAAAAATATATATTTCTGAAAAAGCAGTTAAAATAGTAAATAAAGCAAAAGATAATAAAGTAAATATTTGTGCTGTTGGTACAACAGTAATGCGCACATTAGAAAGTTCGGTATCAACAACCGGTTATTTAAAAAATTTTGACGGATGGACAAATAAATTTATTTTCCCACCATTTGATTTTAATGTTGCTAATATGATGATATCTAATTTTCATTTGCCATATTCTACTTTGCTAATGATGGTTTCAGCATTTACAGGATTTGATTTTCTCTTTAAAGCATATGATATTGCTATCAAAGAAAAATACAGATTTGGAACTTATGGTGATGCAATGTTGATTATTGATTAATCTTTTTTGATAAATTAATAGTTAACAATAATTTGAATGATGCATGTAATTAACAATTTCTCTGTATTTATTCACAATTTTTTTAAAATCTTCCCATACATCTTTTTTTAATTTCGGATTTCTAAGCAAAGCAGAAGGATGATAGGTTGGCATTACCAATCTGTTTTTCCATGTCAACCATTCACCTCTGACTTTTGTTATTCTGGCATTTGCATCAACCAATCCTTTTAGTGCAGTTGCACCTAACAGAATAATAATTTTAGGGTCAATTAATTCAATTTGTTTTAATAAATAAGGTAAACAAGTTTCTCTTTCTATTGGCAATGGATCTCTGTTGTTTGGTGGTCTGCATTTAACAATATTACCAATAAAAACATGTTCCTTCCTTGTAAAACCACAAACATCAAGAATTTTATCTAATAATTGCCCCGATTTTCCAACAAATGGTATACCTTGTATATCCTCATAATATCCCGGACCTTCACCTATTAACATTATTTCAGCAAATCTGTTACCTTCACCAAAAACAACATTTTTTCTGGTTTTGCTTAAATCACATTTTGTACATGAAGATATTTCTTTCCTGATTATTTCAAATTCATCTGTC
This window harbors:
- the truB gene encoding tRNA pseudouridine(55) synthase TruB, which translates into the protein MINGLNINKEDIKKGIVITIDKPYKWTSFDLVKKVRYSLENKFRIKKIKVGHAGTLDPLATGLMIICIGKSTKLIETFQGLEKEYIATIKLGATTPSFDKETSEDKTFDISHITEDLLKQAVKKQTGIIYQTPPIYSAKRVNGTRAYSKARKGESFDLKPVKIEIKNIKIIKFNPSEVILNIICSKGTYIRALARDIGILLDSGAYLVKLQRTRIGEYNIKNALSIEEFINNLKIS
- the queA gene encoding tRNA preQ1(34) S-adenosylmethionine ribosyltransferase-isomerase QueA; the encoded protein is MKLSKFKFYLPDELIALHPVKNRDESRLMIAHRKTKKIEHKVFKDIIEYFNEDDVLVFNNTKVFPARLFGNKEKTGAKIEVFLLRELNQDQRLWDVLVDPARKIRIGNKLYFGEENELVAEVIDNTTSRGRTLRFLFDGDYDEFKKTLYNLGETPLPKFIKREVLPEDKDRYQTIFAKHEGAVAAPTAGMHFSRELLKRFEIKGTHFAYITLHVGLGNFRSVDVEDLTKHKMDSEKIYISEKAVKIVNKAKDNKVNICAVGTTVMRTLESSVSTTGYLKNFDGWTNKFIFPPFDFNVANMMISNFHLPYSTLLMMVSAFTGFDFLFKAYDIAIKEKYRFGTYGDAMLIID
- a CDS encoding uracil-DNA glycosylase → MTDEFEIIRKEISSCTKCDLSKTRKNVVFGEGNRFAEIMLIGEGPGYYEDIQGIPFVGKSGQLLDKILDVCGFTRKEHVFIGNIVKCRPPNNRDPLPIERETCLPYLLKQIELIDPKIIILLGATALKGLVDANARITKVRGEWLTWKNRLVMPTYHPSALLRNPKLKKDVWEDFKKIVNKYREIVNYMHHSNYC